The genomic segment atcaactttgagaactaataataataattccttacatttttatagcgcttttctaagcactcaaagcgctttacatagtcagggggtatctcctcatccaccaccagtgtgcagcatccacctggatgatgcgacggcagccatatcgcgccagaacgcccaccacacaccagcttactggtggagaggagacagagtgatgaagccaatcaacAGATATGgagattgttaggaggccatgatggtcagaggccaatggcgaatttagccaggatgccaaggtcacacctctactcttttcgaaagacatcctgggatttttaatgaccacagagagtcaggacctcggtttaacatctcatccgaaggacggtgcttgttgacagtatagtgtccccatcactacactggggcactaggacccacacagaccacagggtgagcaccccctgctggcctcactagcacctcttccagcagctacctagttttctcaggaggtctcccatccaggtactgaccaggctcaaccctgcttagcttcagtgggcaaccggtcttgggctccagggtgatatggctgccataaggcaagaatggatcacCATCAagcaggatttggcccagaagttaatATCCGACATGCCAGAGTgaattgcagaggttatgaagaacaagggtcaacactgtaaatattgactcattatatatttttgccattaaaagcCTTTTAAATGTCTGATATGCTTATCATTTGTTTTTCGGTATACAATagaaacatggaaaaaaaatcagcaaactaagcaaaacacaaaatttatttcACTGCCAAAACTTCTGACCATGACTGTAGACTTATTTAACTCATAAGGACCAGTTAGTCAAGCTAACATTGAACTTTTCTTTATAGTTTGAAGTTGGGCATGATTTATTGATCTTCACTTGTgttatttcactttttattacatttttttataattaaatgtagCTAATTTCTCAGTGTCACATTAACCACAATATAGAGCACTAGTAGTAGTTAATTTAGCTTCTAACTTTTCTCGTGCAAATATGTGCACTTTGTCcaaaatacaaaaccacacaaagACTAATGGAAACATTTGTGCTTGCTGACCAATGACCCACTTAGAGATGTGAAATGAGAGTTTCATAACAAGTTGCGAATGTGAAGTGTTTGTAAGTGGTCTGGATGAAAGACTTGTGGGTTTCCTGTTTTGAAATGTATAGATGTTGAATTGAAcccattacaataaaacaaagaacCTTGTGAATTTTGTAGGGCATCTTTGACCCTCATAACAGGCATAAATAGATTGAATGAATATGAAATGTAAAGTGCAAAATGTCTCAAATAAGGATGCTTATCTGTATGTCTAAACCAAAGATAGTTAAAAATATCAATATGATAAACTTAAGTTATCTTGAACATTTCCATTTTTATGAACCACTCAGATGCCTGATCAAAATCCAAATCACAGCAAAAAAGTCTAAAAGGAAACTGGTGACTGGTTAAAAATGCTCTAACTTGTCATATTTCCAAACAACAGCTCAATTTACTGCCAACCTCTCATGACGCAGACTATTTTAGGTAAAACTTTCCATTGACAtgaaccaatcagataagagttGATTTCTGCATTAAGACCCTCGCCAGAGTTGCTTATTCACCACACTGACTAAGATGGAGAGGCCAAGACTTGTTCTTATCGCACTAATctgtaagaacttttttttttttttttttttttttttttactttttcagctaaatgaaaatgtcacTACTGTGAAAATTTTGGAATAATAGTATAATTTAAAGTGCTTCATAAAgttattttgtgattttacagttttactgtttctTTAGAAAATAATCTATGGAGAAGAAGTGGAGATGAAAGTCAGACCAGGAGACAACATCACTCTCTACTGTGATTGCTCTATAACTCTTGGTTCTGTCATTGTGTGGATAAGAAACTGCTCTCATGAAAATCAACCCTCTCTCATAATAGAATTTAGGAAACTGTACCTCGAGATATTTCAGCGATTCAGCTTTATCCACAACCCCTATAATAATTCTTATGATCTACATATTACTaacatcagtgtgtctgatctggGACTGTACTACTGTAAAAAAGTAGAGAATAAGGTAAATCAAGATGAAAAAGGCATCCTCTCGGGATCAGAAGTGTACTATTCTGGAAACCAAACAACTCGTCTCTCTCTGGAAGGTAAGAAAACACTTCTGTTAGTCATTATTACATCATTGTTTGTGTAATTCTGGAAAACTTTACCTTCTCAGTGAAGtgaaaaaattagttttttattaatattcattgatagatttgtgtttattttttgttaagcGAATTCTTGCTCTGAACCCTCTGCACCTCCTGACTGTCTGCTCTGCTGGACGCTGCTGTTCAGTATGTGTCTGGTGTGTGTCCTCCTCTCCTCCATCTGTGTGTTCTGCTTCTTTTGTAAGAAAACTACAGGTAATCATTCGCTTATACACAATCTTTGTGTTgccactttatttttttattatacaaaacaGTTTTGTAAATTACGATTCTTTGGCTTagcaataatgtaataataatgttagAAACTGAAGCATAACATTACCATAACTACTTGCACTTtaaagcatttatgtatgtaagtGATGTTCTAATTTAACAATCCATTGCAGATGCTGCGACAGATCAGAAGGATAAGTTAAAAGGTAGAAATACAGCTGAGGTATGAATAATATGATCATGGACATTCATTACAAACATTGGCTCTTTTTCTAAAAACtgaaacattaattaatttattttaatttcagtgcgTGTATACAGAGGTGTGTTATGCATCTTTAGATGTGATCACCAAGAGACAAAAGCAACGCAAGACAAAGCGAGTGCAGAGTTCTGACTTCAGTACTTACGCTCAGGTCAGAACACAAACTGAATAGACCTAAAACAGAACTGAGGTGGATTCTGACACTTTCCAAACATAAAAAAGATTGCAGGTTTCATTGTTATGTAAGATCACATGTAATTATATAAGGACTTTTTACCATTTCTTctgaatgtaaaatatatgtaattcCAAACTTGGATACTtttcacaatgtttttatttgtatttattttttatgagctaataaattaaaaaatgtaattttgttattCTGGCACTGCTCTggctttgtttattttattattattattttattctattcttttACCTCTAATAAAACTGCTTTAGTACAGTCTTTGTGGACAAACAGTGATGATCTGAATAACAGGATGTGGTTTGCGGTGTAAAGTGATGTTTATTTTAAGGTGTATATTTCTGTTCAACTGAATGACTGCAACATTTATCTGACTCAGCTTTACAATTAAGCCCAATTTCTATAAAGCACACTCCATGCTTGTAAGGACAGTGTGTTTTGGATAACAGAATGTGACAAGCAAACAGACAGTCTTAAAACTTAAAAATCTTTAattcaataaagaaaaaagtcagaTGCCCTCTTAGTTACTTCTCATTAGTcatatattctttttttccttttcattttattactttCCTTCAGACAGGTGCATTAGATACTAATTGTTCATAAATTTTGCATAGTTAAAATCaaattttaatcaaatcaaattttaatcaaatattcaAAGCATCAGAGTTTCTCTTCAAAGAGGTTTTACTCAATCACTGTTTTTCTCAAGAAAGGGTCTTGTTTTATTCTCATTTAAAAAGATATGAATCTTAAACtcagaattttcatttagtttagtgCTTGTGTGCTTATGAGAGAAATAGGAAAGGAAATGGGTAGGATAGAGGTTGATGTGAATAAATGCTTATGTGGTGAGTTTGTGGTAAATTTGGTTTGTATGCATGCAGTGTTTGCAAAAGCCTTAATTTCTTTAGACTCTGGTGGATGAGGAAGTATCACATTTACTGCATTTCGTTTCAGTTTTTGCTAGACAGCATTTTGTACACTTCCTATTACTTTGGTAATGCACACCACGTGGCAATTCAAATGATGTTCACATGAAGATTGTCTAAACTAATATGTGCTTCTTCTACCTGTAAATTTACTTTGCCACTATATTTAATGGGATGACATTGTATAATTTCACTTTATCTTTCCATAATTTGTCTAAAAGCGACTTATTTTGGTGTtcagggctgcgtttcccaaaagctttgTAAGCCTAAGACGTTCGTAAAAACGACCGTACGACTGATtttaatattacggtctgtttcccaaaagcatcgtaactagcacttgaaaatcatcgtagatctacgagtgctctgggGTAAAAGTAAAAAccctaagtgcatcgtaagaagacagatttatgcggTCACCTTTAGGACAATCGGAAGATTGCACCTTTAACATTATTCAAGTGCAATGCGATTATAATATAAagttttgattttactttattgtacactttattactcgtttttaaattaatttataaatgaaataattcaaaaagggcagaaaaatagcaataaacatctaaattaaatgactgaaaaaatgaataaaatttgtaatgtaggaaatatgcttcaaagactggggggAAAATCTTTCAATGACTTGCTGACGTAGAAAACCATATTGGACCCGGAAataacctctctctctctatatactgtatataaagtatattagcATATTATTATGTAAGGtttaatattatacattataatataatataatattgtattgtatgatattgtattgtattatagttataTCCAAGTAGTCTGTAGCATTAGGTTAACATTTATATTAACGATCGTGTACTACAATTACAAGCCATTCTATAAGGTGGCGTTTCAGCACTCGACAAACGgatagcgactcctaagtagcTCTTAAAGCAGAGCTACGTGCGATTGCTTTCAGTGCATTCttgggaaacgcacgtgaaacaacAATGAACGATAGTAAAATGACTCGTA from the Carassius carassius chromosome 7, fCarCar2.1, whole genome shotgun sequence genome contains:
- the LOC132143035 gene encoding uncharacterized protein LOC132143035 — translated: MKVRPGDNITLYCDCSITLGSVIVWIRNCSHENQPSLIIEFRKLYLEIFQRFSFIHNPYNNSYDLHITNISVSDLGLYYCKKVENKVNQDEKGILSGSEVYYSGNQTTRLSLEANSCSEPSAPPDCLLCWTLLFSMCLVCVLLSSICVFCFFCKKTTDAATDQKDKLKGRNTAECVYTEVCYASLDVITKRQKQRKTKRVQSSDFSTYAQVRTQTE